In Schistocerca serialis cubense isolate TAMUIC-IGC-003099 chromosome 8, iqSchSeri2.2, whole genome shotgun sequence, one genomic interval encodes:
- the LOC126416062 gene encoding uncharacterized protein LOC126416062 encodes MKVKLKNRIWSDIAKDLNVKDGEETKNSWLKLRGSYRDARRRQVKYMKSGAAAENIKPWRYQNQMSFLEPFMTAGPRDSNLGDDSDHSSQATTKTSARSDTLETEELEDNNSLDNEANEQSQDINNYDSNEVSSRSIGTECIARHTATSTPVIQRNQSRKRKQEDVVILLKQSMQQHEDRARQRAEERRALDSHCIKDDPLYNFFISMYQLTKNMPQSYQHRIRGQLFQAVSLAEEEIMNVRSQTPSMSSSSNNSAPYSTAPVSHSSSPYISTDSH; translated from the coding sequence GGGAAGAGACAAAAAATTCGTGGCTGAAGCTGAGAGGCAGCTATCGAGATGCACGACGACGACAGGTGAAATATATGAAAAGCGGAGCTGCTGCTGAGAATATCAAGCCGTGGAGATATCAAAACCAGATGTCATTTCTTGAACCTTTTATGACAGCTGGTCCACGTGATAGTAATCTAGGTGATGACAGTGATCACAGCTCACAAGCTACAACTAAAACATCAGCAAGAAGTGATACGCTGGAAACCGAGGAATTAGAAGATAACAACTCACTCGACAATGAGGCGAATGAGCAAAGTCAAGATATTAATAACTACGACAGCAACGAAGTATCTAGTAGGAGCATAGGAACGGAGTGCATAGCACGTCACACCGCTACTTCAACTCCAGTTATTCAAAGAAATCAATCAAGgaaaagaaaacaggaagacgttgtaatTCTGCTAAAACAATCAATGCAACAGCATGAGGACAGAGCAAGACAAAGAGCAGAAGAAAGAAGAGCGTTGGACTCACACTGTATCAAAGATGACcctctttacaatttttttatctcTATGTATCAGCTGACTAAAAACATGCCTCAAAGTTACCAACACAGAATCAGAGGTCAACTTTTCCAGGCTGTGTCACttgcagaagaagaaataatgaacGTAAGGAGCCAGACACCTTCGATGTCATCTTCTTCAAATAATTCAGCGCCATACAGTACAGCACCTGTTTCTCACTCTTCATCGCCATATATATCGACTGATTCACACTAA